In the Candida orthopsilosis Co 90-125, chromosome 7 draft sequence genome, TCGGTCATGTTCTATGTTTGAGACTAAAGTTAGGAAGTTGGATACAGaaggaagaagatttgAGGAGAAGTTGTTCGGTGGTTGAGATTAGTACCAGACAAGCAGTAAGTAGATattatgaaaaattgaggTGCATTATAATGCTGCGTGGTGTTTCAATTGTCGTTCATACTATAATTTCAGCAATACATGAAATTACAGGTATCTAGAACAACTTTACAGTTTTGATTAAATGTTGATATAAATAGTTGCTTCcatctttgttgttgcatcaAGTTACAAACTCAGAAACAATTTCTCCCTTGAACGAGAATgtatcaatcaaaatgatCAAAAGGGCCTTAGTAGTTGTTGACTTGCAAGGGGACTTTCTACCACCCAACGGCTCCCTAGCAATAGCAAATGGAAGCTCAATTGTCAAACCAATCATTGAGCTCATCACTGAGCCACATTTAAATCAATGGTCTTTGGTTATTGCGACTCAAGATTGGCATCCATCGGATCACACGTCATTTGCTTCGCAACATGGTGTACAGCCATTTACTGAGTTGGAGTTTAAGCATCCGGAAACTGGGCAGgtcaagaaacaaattgtGTGGCCAGATCATTGCGTACAGGGGAGTGCTGGTGCGGAGTTGGAGCTGAACTTTGCAAAAgcatttgatgatattaaGGGAGTACCTACAACAAATGTTAAAAAGGGGTACTTACAAGATCGTGAATATTATTCGTGTTTTCAAGACACGTGGGGGTTACATCGTACAGAAATGAAGCAGACCCTACTTGACCATGccattgaagaagttgtttttgttggaCTTGCTTTTGATTATTGTGTATTGAACTCAGCCACTGATTCTGCAAAACTGTTCAAGACTTATGTGGTGAGGAGCTTGAGTAAGAGTGTTACGCAAGAGAATGATGCTAAAACGGAGGAGATTTACCGAAGCGCAGGGGTAATTGTCTTGGAGGACATACTGGATATTAAGAGCTGATAATGATTGAACAATATAAAACTTTTCTTTAGCTCCTATCAAAACATGCTTTCTTAAGTTATATATTCTTCGCCGCTAACCATTCTGTAATCTGCTCTTGATTAGGTAGCTCACTGAGTGATACCTTTGGAGTCCTCTCactctcttttctttttagtAGCTGTTCGCTTTGCTTCGATTCATAATCAAGAAGATGCTTACTGTCCTTTAGTTTTCCGTAATAATGATCATCCAATCTCTTTTCAAGATCCTTAGTTGATTCACCTCCATTCTGCTTTTCAATCTGTCCTTTCTTCTCCTCaatcattttctttacaTCGGGTAGCCCTTTTGCTCGACCAAAGTATCTCCATCCAGCAACATTGACTCCTGAATTTATCATATCTTTGACGTTATGGATGTAGTCATTTCCCCCTAAATTCTTTATATGATACTcccaacttcttttttctttaaacAACTGATTCAATGCATCGTTCAACTCTCGAAGACGTACATCACTCGTTTGTGAGTCGTTAATTTGGGTTAATTTGGATGAGATCTCTCCAAGGACTATGTTTCGCCATATTTCTGCTTGTGGGATCGATTGCACTTTCTGAACATATCTAGGACGATTTTGCGGATTGGTATCTAGAGCCCCCGATTCTTTACTCTTGTATTGCTGAAAATTGTTTAGAGACATTc is a window encoding:
- a CDS encoding Pnc1 nicotinamidase (involved in NAD salvage pathway), producing the protein MIKRALVVVDLQGDFLPPNGSLAIANGSSIVKPIIELITEPHLNQWSLVIATQDWHPSDHTSFASQHGVQPFTELEFKHPETGQVKKQIVWPDHCVQGSAGAELESNFAKAFDDIKGVPTTNVKKGYLQDREYYSCFQDTWGLHRTEMKQTLLDHAIEEVVFVGLAFDYCVLNSATDSAKSFKTYVVRSLSKSVTQENDAKTEEIYRSAGVIVLEDISDIKS
- a CDS encoding Isy1 pre-mRNA-splicing factor, producing MSLNNFQQYKSKESGALDTNPQNRPRYVQKVQSIPQAEIWRNIVLGEISSKLTQINDSQTSDVRLRELNDALNQLFKEKRSWEYHIKNLGGNDYIHNVKDMINSGVNVAGWRYFGRAKGLPDVKKMIEEKKGQIEKQNGGESTKDLEKRLDDHYYGKLKDSKHLLDYESKQSEQLLKRKESERTPKVSLSELPNQEQITEWLAAKNI